One genomic segment of Acomys russatus chromosome 6, mAcoRus1.1, whole genome shotgun sequence includes these proteins:
- the Angel2 gene encoding protein angel homolog 2 isoform X3 — MEGTIKRNWEYLCGHNTEKVKDLEGKNVASACEDSEAKFDFSVMSYNILSQDLLEDNSHLYRHCRRPVLHWGFRFPNILKEIKHFDADVLCLQEVQEDHYGTEIRPSLESLGYHCEYKMKTGRKPDGCAICFKQSKFSLLSVNPVEFCRRDIPLLDRDNIGLVLLLQPRIPQAASPSICIANTHLLYNPRRGDIKLTQLAMLLAEISSVAHQKDGSFCPIVMCGDFNSVPGSPLYSFIKEGKLNYEGLAIGKVSGQEQSSRGQRILSIPIWPPNLGISQSCVYEAQQGPRADKTDSDVTQAQLEKTEVLVPAEKASSHLQHRFSLSSVYSHYAPDTGVPEVTTCHSQSAITVDYIFYSAEKEDAVRAQGDEVALVGGLKLLARLSLLTEQDLWTVNGLPNEHNSSDHLPLLAKFRLEL; from the exons ATGGAAG GAACTATAAAGAGGAATTGGGAGTATTTGTGTGGCCATAACACAGAAAAAGTGAAGGACCTGGAAGGCAAAAATGTTGCCTCCGCATGTGAGGACAGTGAAGCCAAGTTTGACTTCTCGGTGATGTCTTACAACATACTCTCCCAGGACTTACTGGAGGACAACTCGCACCTCTACAGACATTGCCGACGTCCAGTGCTACACTGGGGTTTTCGCTTTCCTAATATTCTGAAAGAAATCAAACATTTCGATGCAGAT gtgcTTTGTCTACAGGAAGTTCAAGAAGATCATTATGGGACAGAAATCAGGCCAAGTCTGGAATCACTGG GTTATCACTGTGAGTATAagatgaagacaggaagaaaacctGATGGCTGTGCCATTTGCTTCAAACAGTCCAAATTTTCACTCCTATCTGTGAACCCAGTGGAGTTCTGCCGCcgtgatattcctctgttggacAGAGACAACATTGGGTTAGTTTTATTGCTGCAGCCCAGAATCCCACAGgctgcctctccctccatctgCATAGCTAACACACATCTGCTGTATAACCCACGGCGAGGTGATATCAAGCTGACCCAGCTGGCGATGCTGCTAGCAGAGATTTCCAGTGTGGCCCATCAAAAAGATGGCAGCTTCTGTCCCATCGTCATGTGTGGTGACTTTAATTCTGTTCCTGGTTCTCCACTCTATAGTTTcataaaggaaggaaagctgaATTATGAAGGCCTTGCGATTGGAAAG GTATCTGGCCAGGAACAGTCTTCACGGGGACAAAGAATCTTATCTATTCCAATTTGGCCCCCAAATCTAGGCATCTCACAGAGCTGTGTGTATGAGGCACAGCAGGGTCCCAGAGCAGACAAGACAG ACAGCGATGTGACTCAAGCCCAGCTGGAGAAAACAGAGGTCCTAGTGCCAGCTGAAAA AGCGTCTTCACACCTACAGCACCGTTTCAGCTTGTCATCTGTTTATTCACATTATGCTCCTGACACTGGAGTCCCAGAGGTGACCACATGCCATTCCCAGAGCGCCATAACTGTCGATTATATTTTCTACTCTGCAGAAAAGGAGGACGCTGTTAGGGCTCAAG GAGATGAAGTCGCTTTGGTTGGTGGCCTGAAGCTTCTAGCTAGACTGTCACTTCTTACAGAACAAGACTTGTGGACTGTGAACGGCCTTCCCAACGAGCACAACTCCTCAGATCACCTGCCTTTACTGGCCAAGTTCAGGCTTGAGCTCTGA